A single genomic interval of Mangifera indica cultivar Alphonso chromosome 5, CATAS_Mindica_2.1, whole genome shotgun sequence harbors:
- the LOC123216698 gene encoding pentatricopeptide repeat-containing protein At3g62470, mitochondrial-like — protein sequence MNFSLRKSIRISILLGRYSPPANSYGQLFSTTELLSHYKRQKRREIRPRRGEVWMPHASSLSFSRLFHSSSYSSHHSSHCQVSFALPHPSSFHSVQETLLNKIMCVSISSLKNLNSPGKVLDLNYKGFSSVSHDSSDFDDDVESDVNVGSDNGSFNGKCSLDPKEVERVCKVIDELFALDRNMEAVLDECGINLSHDLVIEVLERFRHARKPAFRFFCWAGEKPGFSHDSRTYNAMMNILGKTRQFETMVSMLEEMGRKNLLMMDTFKIAMNAFAAAKERKKAVAIFELMKKYKYKAGVDTINFLLDNIGRAKLGKEAQFLFNKLKDRFTPNLMTYTVLLNGWCRVKNLMEAGRVWNDMIDKGFKPDIVAHNVMLLGLLRSKKRSDSIKLFEIMKAKGPSPNVHSYTIMIRDFCKQRKMKEAVEYFDAMLKSGCLPDAAVYTCLITGFGSQKRMDLVFELLQEMQENGYPPDARTYNALIKLMTSQRMPNDAVRIYKKMIQSGKEPTIHTYNMIMKSYFQMRNYEMGHAVWNEMIRRGCCPDDNSYTVFIGGLIRQGRSGEACKFLKEMIEKGMKVPQLDYNKLAADLSKVGKPDVLEEFSQKMKFSGTFDVSNVFARWAEMIKNKRRDLIRTE from the coding sequence ATGAATTTCTCTTTAAGAAAATCCATCAGAATTTCGATTTTACTTGGACGTTATTCCCCTCCTGCAAACTCTTATGGCCAACTCTTCTCGACCACCGAGCTACTCTCTCACTATAAGAGACAAAAACGGCGAGAAATACGACCTAGAAGAGGGGAGGTGTGGATGCCTCATGCTAGCTCTCTGTCCTTTTCTCGTTtgtttcattcttcttcttatAGTAGTCACCATAGTTCTCATTGTCAGGTTTCGTTTGCTTTGCCACATCCCTCTTCATTCCATAGTGTACAAGAAACGTtgctaaataaaattatgtgtgtttcaatttcttcattGAAAAATCTGAATTCACCAGGGAAAGTTTTGGATTTGAATTATAAGGGTTTTTCTAGTGTTAGTCATGATAGTTCGGATTTTGATGATGACGTGGAATCAGATGTTAATGTTGGAAGTGATAATGGAAGTTTTAATGGTAAGTGTAGCCTGGACCCGAAGGAAGTAGAGAGGGTATGCAAGGTGATTGATGAATTGTTTGCTTTGGATCGAAACATGGAGGCGGTTCTTGACGAATGTGGGATCAATTTATCTCATGATTTAGTCATAGAAGTGTTAGAACGTTTTCGTCATGCCAGAAAACCAGCCTTTCGGTTCTTCTGTTGGGCAGGAGAGAAGCCAGGATTTTCACATGATTCCAGGACTTACAATGCAATGATGAATATATTAGGGAAGACCAGACAGTTTGAGACAATGGTGTCCATGCTTGAAGAAATGGGCAGAAAAAATCTTTTGATGATGGACACATTTAAGATTGCTATGAATGCTTTTGCTGCCGCCAAGGAGAGGAAGAAAGCAGTTGCAATATTTGAGTTGATGAAGAAGTATAAATATAAAGCAGGTGTTGATACTATCAATTTTTTGCTTGATAACATTGGAAGGGCAAAGCTTGGTAAAGAAGCACAGTTTCTTTTTAACAAGTTGAAAGATAGGTTTACACCAAATTTGATGACATATACGGTGTTACTCAATGGATGGTGTAGAGTGAAGAACTTGATGGAGGCAGGGAGAGTGTGGAATGATATGATTGATAAGGGATTTAAGCCTGACATTGTTGCCCATAATGTTATGCTTTTAGGGTTGTTGCGGAGTAAGAAGAGATCTGATTCAATCAAGTTGTTTGAGATAATGAAAGCCAAGGGTCCTTCACCTAATGTCCACAGCTATACAATCATGATCCGGGATTTTTGCAAGCaaaggaaaatgaaagaagCAGTGGAGTATTTTGATGCAATGCTTAAATCTGGGTGTCTGCCAGATGCTGCAGTTTACACCTGTTTGATAACAGGATTTGGGTCTCAGAAGAGGATGGACCTGGTTTTTGAATTGTTACAAGAGATGCAGGAAAATGGTTATCCACCTGATGCACGCACCTACAATGCATTAATCAAACTGATGACAAGTCAAAGAATGCCAAATGACGCAGTGAGGATATACAAGAAGATGATTCAAAGTGGCAAAGAACCAACCATCCACACTTACAATATGATCATGAAATCCTACTTTCAAATGAGAAACTATGAAATGGGTCATGCAGTTTGGAATGAGATGATTAGGAGGGGGTGTTGCCCTGATGACAATTCCTATACTGTTTTCATTGGAGGGCTAATTAGACAGGGACGATCAGGTGAGGCGTGTAAGTTTCTGAAAGAGATGATTGAGAAAGGAATGAAGGTTCCACAACTTGACTACAACAAGTTAGCAGCAGACTTATCCAAAGTTGGGAAACCTGATGTACTTGAagaattttctcaaaaaatgaaattctctGGTACATTTGATGTCTCCAATGTCTTCGCTAGGTGGGCTGAGATGATAAAGAATAAGAGAAGGGATCTTATTAGAACTGAGTGA
- the LOC123216701 gene encoding uncharacterized protein LOC123216701 — translation MKLFINYSHQIHIFYIYTISMEAQLHGAIPSKPRVGATLRLGSEIYSVNVANKGSLSEQLASMKEESMNIFKDFITKHNVPNDVPDELVEISSEDDADVPEKPHVKSKKTKLT, via the exons ATGAAATTGTTTATCAACTATTCTCACCAAATccatattttctatatttatacaatttct ATGGAGGCTCAATTACACGGTGCAATTCCTTCTAAGCCTCGGGTTGGGGCTACACTTCGCCTGGGGTCTGAAATATATTCAGTGAATGTAGCTAATAAGGGTAGTCTTTCAGAGCAGTTGGCTTCAATGAAAGAGGAAAGCATGAACATATTCAAAGACTTCATCACCAAACACAATGTCCCAAATGATGTTCCTGATGAATTAGTTGAAATCTCTTCTGAAGATGATGCTGATGTCCCTGAGAAACCTCATGTCAAGTCCAAGAAAACAAAGTTAACTTAA
- the LOC123216700 gene encoding histidine kinase CKI1 encodes MKMSSLISARPLLIVVFTLLAFVVLLLPSLIIAPFWYQMIQHIKQDVDLETDKSHLGLQSEIENVSKLLQPMNSTATNLARVLSSSLNGIELSFSKIETKVAPSLFQAVSTIPNISQVSYIGMNGLFFSYYVENNETLAVYSNSSSSLQSSVGSDQYIWYAQPVNISTGRVYGEAIKIPTSNINTSWLQEALNNMNGYASFGTGWNKTGNLLYLNTISLEGNKGFISLGFPVKVITNYYTVVKNLFGGSLFMATNDGHVLVEGLPIGQQVSQVEHNSCKSDNATTHNIKIGETDYSVYCSPIEIIGIKSVYAFAVPRKGLVSLVHRTSKFALILLALVITSVVISVFSFVFVMVKGAKREMHLCAELIKQMEATQQAERKSINKSTAFASASHDIRASLAGIAGLIRVSYDEVAPGSELETNLRQMDDCAKDLLSLLNSILDTSKIEAGKMKLDEEDFDLSKFLEDVIDLFHPVGIKKGVDVMLDPYDGSAIKFAQVKGDRGKLKQVLSNLLSNAVKFTSEGHITVRAWVREPSLETSILASNRKSLWQRLSRLFYKNKEANDDPQAVNEVRKNPNAMEFVFEVDDTGKGIPKEKQKLVFENYVQVKDGQGGTGLGLGIVQSLVRLMGGDIGIVDKGPGESGTCFRFNVFLIVRDKTSSANNIKGDTELKDDFASSSTQYNEHQMGLKISAPTPGLTIRTPSPRLTSPRLTSPKLTLLSSSPKLEGSQVVLLIANDERRRISQAFMERLGINVLAVNQWERLQSSLKKIKSKLNHSPHGSFGKSDLSSKSEISSSSSKDVPLSAMEGTDHKLPSLKRKGPAFLLLVIDATSGPFEELCKVVTEFRRGLQCYCKVVWLGKPSSHFDEEEMLDPTDEITTKPFHGSRLYRIIKLLPEFGGTLSQGSSAGSVSQSRFQVRETSRDPSQSYSKSSYIRSKMKTQEEGNLSSEKSNVGNLPRKTEIEEEYGEGSDGKPLSGKRILVADDSPLLRRLATLIVENLGATVESCENGEEALRKVCASLAPGILPYHYILMDCEMPKMDGKEATKQIRKEEKLYGVHIPVIALTAHGTDEVADDIIMAGMDVHLVKPLTKEHLIEAIRYIDNKGFA; translated from the exons ATGAAGATGAGTTCATTGATATCAGCACGACCTCTTCTCATTGTCGTCTTCACCTTGCTG GCATTCGTGGTGCTGCTACTCCCAAGTTTAATTATCGCCCCATTTTGGTACCAGATGATCCAGCATATCAAGCAGGATGTCGATTTGGAGACCGACAAGTCGCACTTGGGATTGCAATCTGAGATTGAGAATGTATCAAAACTACTACAGCCAATGAATTCAACAGCAACGAATTTGGCCAGAGTTTTAAGCTCATCTCTCAATGGAATTGAACTTTCCTTCTCCAAGATTGAGACTAAG GTGGCTCCTTCATTGTTTCAGGCAGTTTCAACAATTCCGAATATTTCACAGGTTTCATATATAGGAATGAATGGTTTATTCTTTTCCTACTATGTGGAAAACAATGAAACTCTAGCGGTGTATTCTAACTCTTCATCTTCTCTTCAATCGAGTGTGGGAAGTGATCAGTACATATGGTACGCACAACCCGTGAACATTAGTACCGGAAGAGTTTACGGGGAAGCCATTAAAATTCCTACCTCAAATATAAACACCAGTTGGTTGCAAGAAGCTTTAAATAATATGAATGGATATGCCTCTTTTGGAACTGGATGGAATAAAACCGGCAATCTTCTGTATCTTAACACAATTAGTTTGGAGGGAAATAAAGGGTTTATCTCTTTGGGGTTTCCAGTTAAAGTCATAACTAATTACTACACTGTTGTTAAAAATCTTTTTGGTGGGAGCTTGTTCATGGCTACAAACGATGGTCATGTGTTGGTCGAAGGGCTTCCAATTGGTCAACAAGTAAGTCAAGTTGAACATAATTCATGCAAGTCTGATAATGCCACCAcccataatattaaaattgggGAAACGGATTATAGTGTTTACTGTTCACCAATTGAAATTATCGGCATAAAATCG GTTTACGCATTCGCAGTGCCACGCAAAGGACTGGTCAGCCTTGTTCACAGAACTAGCAAGTTTGCCCTAATTCTTCTTGCTCTAGTGATCACCAGCGTTGTCATCTCCGTGTTCAGTTTCGTGTTCGTAATGGTCAAAGGTGCTAAAAGGGAGATGCACTTGTGTGCCGAACTCATTAAACAAATGGAAGCGACGCAACAAGCAGAAAGAAAAAGCATAAATAAGAGCACAGCCTTTGCCAGTGCCAGCCATGATATTCGTGCTTCCTTAGCAGGCATTGCTGGCTTGATAAGAGTATCCTATGATGAAGTTGCTCCTGGCTCAGAGCTGGAGACAAATTTAAGACAAATGGATGACTGTGCGAAGGATCTTTTAA gTCTATTGAACTCTATTCTTGATACAAGCAAAATTGAAGCTGGAAAGATGAAACTTGACGAGGAAGATTTCGATCTGAGCAAATTTCTTGAGGATGTTATAGACTTATTTCATCCTGTTGGAATCAAGAAAGGGGTCGATGTGATGTTAGATCCTTATGACGGCTCGGCGATCAAGTTTGCTCAGGTTAAAGGAGACAGGGGAAAGCTCAAACAAGTATTAAGTAATTTACTTAGCAATGCTGTTAAATTTACTTCTGAGGGGCATATAACAGTTCGAGCTTGGGTTCGAGAGCCTAGTTTAGAAACCTCAATACTAGCTTCTAATCGGAAAAGCTTGTGGCAACGCTTATCCAGATTGTTTTACAAGAACAAAGAAGCAAACGATGACCCACAGGCTGTGAATGAAGTACGTAAAAATCCAAATGCCATGGAATTTGTTTTTGAGGTAGATGATACAGGGAAAGGAATACCCAAAGAGAAGCAAAAATTGGTGTTTGAGAATTATGTACAAGTCAAAGATGGGCAAGGAGGCACAGGCTTAGGACTTGGTATTGTTCAATCTCTG GTTCGTCTGATGGGTGGAGATATAGGAATTGTGGATAAAGGGCCTGGAGAAAGCGGAACTTGCTTCAGGTTCAATGTTTTTCTGATTGTAAGAGATAAAACTTCTTCAGCCAATAATATCAAAGGAGATACAGAGTTGAAAGATGACTTTGCATCGAGTAGCACACAGTACAATGAACATCAAATGGGGTTGAAAATTTCTGCTCCTACTCCTGGCTTGACCATTCGAACCCCAAGTCCCAGGCTGACTAGTCCCAGATTGACTAGCCCCAAACTGACTCTTCTTAGCTCTAGTCCCAAGCTTGAGGGATCCCAGGTTGTTCTGTTAATCGCAAATGACGAACGCAGAAGGATTTCACAAGCTTTCATGGAAAGGCTTGGGATAAATGTATTGGCTGTGAATCAATGGGAGCGTCTTCAATCTTCGCTAAAGAAGATAAAGTCCAAGCTCAACCATTCCCCTCATGGGTCATTTGGGAAATCAGATCTTAGTTCCAAGAGTGAAATTTCAAGTTCCAGCTCAAAAGATGTGCCCCTAAGTGCCATGGAAGGAACTGATCATAAGCTACCTTCATTAAAACGAAAAGGTCCAGCCTTCTTACTTCTTGTGATTGATGCTACTTCTGGACCATTCGAGGAACTTTGCAAAGTTGTGACTGAATTTAGAAGAGGCCTTCAATGTTATTGCAAGGTTGTTTGGCTAGGTAAACCTAGCAGTCATTTCGATGAAGAGGAGATGCTCGATCCAACAGACGAAATTACAACAAAACCCTTTCATGGATCTCGGTTGTATaggataataaaattactacCAGAATTTGGGGGTACCTTATCTCAAGGAAGCTCGGCTGGATCAGTGAGTCAAAGTAGATTTCAGGTTAGGGAGACTTCTAGAGATCCCAGTCAATCATATTCTAAGAGCTCCTACATCAGGTCAAAAATGAAGACACAAGAAGAGGGCAACTTAAGCAGTGAAAAATCGAATGTTGGAAACTTACCTAGGAAGACAGAAATAGAAGAAGAATACGGTGAAGGAAGTGATGGGAAACCCTTGAGTGGGAAGAGAATCTTGGTAGCTGATGACAGTCCCCTCTTACGCAGACTGGCCACGCTAATTGTTGAGAATCTCGGTGCAACTGTTGAATCTTGTGAAAATGGAGAAGAAGCTTTGCGAAAAGTTTGCGCTAGTCTTGCTCCTGGCATTCTTCCTTACCATTATATATTGATGGACTGCGAG ATGCCAAAAATGGACGGCAAAGAAGCAACAAAACAGATACGCAAGGAAGAGAAGCTATATGGAGTTCATATCCCAGTCATTGCACTAACTGCTCATGGTACAGATGAAGTAGCAGATGACATAATTATGGCTGGAATGGACGTTCATTTGGTCAAGCCACTAACTAAGGAACATCTCATAGAAGCCATCAGATACATTGACAACAAAGGATTCGCttga